The DNA region TCAACCTCATTTCTCataaagtttttttctttcactTAATTCCCTCTTGTACATAACACACCCCCTAACCCCCAAGCTACAATCAGCTGCCCCCACGCCCATATACGATCAATTGGTCCATTTCCGGGTGTTGTTCTGCCTCACTCGGCATCCAGACCACCCGCCATCAGTCTGGGGAAAAGAGAGTCCGTGTAGGAGACGACGCGCTAGACGGCTTCAGGACcgagcaaaaaaaaaaaagaagacaccttcaccttccccGCCCATTCCACAGCCATGCTTCGTCGGCCGTACCAAGCCGGGCTGGGCCTGCAAGTCTGCCAGGCTTGTGAGCTTGTCTCTGGCAGACAATCGATGCGCACAGCCAAGCGTAGCTTCGTGACACTACATCCCAGCAGACGCTTGGCCAActtatcaccaccaaagcctACCTGGACGATCGCCACTCGCTCCTTTGGGACCTCGCAGACATGTCTAAAATCAAAACGCCAGCAGACACCGCAAAGTACTACCCAGAACCCAAGCCCCTCGCCAAGCACGTCGGCCCACGCCAGCTCACCGGTGGGGGACCAGGATGTGCCAGATTTGGAAGAGATCATGGCTGCCGTTGACCGTACCACCAGGAAATTCACTGCCCATTCGGGGATCCCCTCTGAGCACATGACGCTCACAGCGCTGCGGGCTTGTGCGCAGACGGATGTCAGGCAAGCAGCAGACACCCAGACCAGTCATTCTGCCGTTGCTGCGGCCGAAGACAGGCCTGTCTCGAGActcttgggcttggaaggtgATGCCGCAAAGGCTGGCCAATCTAGCACCTCTACTACAGTTTCTGTGCTACGGCCGGAGGACGTTGTCGACAAGGTATCGGAAGCGGCATATGCGATCGTCGCTCATCCCGCGGTTGTTATCACCCCGCAAGTGCTGGAGGAATATGTTCGACTTCAGGCTCGCCTTGGCAGACCGCAGACACTGCCACAAGTCTTGGGTCTCTACGGCAGCAAACCCACGCCCAAGGAAGTGTCTGGTTCCATCCGCTACACCGATTCCAACCCGGGGAGAGCGAGCAAGGCCGTGGATCCTGCCGTTGCTGAAGCTGCTCTCAATGCGGCGATCGAGGCCGATAATCTCGAGGCTGCTATTGGGGTTGTGGAAGCAACATACTCTTCCAAATCCTATCTGCGCGCAAAAGTTATTAGGAAAGGGCTCCTTCCTGCAGGTCTAGCTGGTGCCGTGCCCTTAGCGCTCTATCTCCTGGCCTCTGAGTTTGCCCAGTTTCAGTCAGCCTGGGACCATGCGAGCGCCACCAAGATTGCCTTTGCTGGCGCCCTTTGTTATGTTGGATTTACCGGCACAATCGGGATGGTTGCGGCCTTTACAGCCAATGATCAGATGAAGCGGGTTACGTGGGCTATAGGAACACCTTTGGGCCACCGATGGCTCTACGAGGACGAAAGAGCGGCCCTCGACAAGATTGCGTGTGCTTTCGGATTCTCAGAGGAGCACCGGtacggtgaggaggagggggaggagtatcTCTGGCTCCGGGAGTACTTATTGAGCAGGTCTATGATCCTGGATGCGGTGGACCTGATGGAGGGTATGAACTAGGGGGGAACTAATGGAGATAAGCGGCAGTTGAAGGTGGcgggaagatgaagatggaaTAACGACCAGCACGCATCCGTAAGACCCAGGGAGCTTGGCACTCAGCACCGGGGCTCACGGAAACTTTGATCGTCGCTTTCGGACCCGGGACGTTCTTGGCCCAACTTCCCTAGGTACCGCTAGGCTAGTTGATCAGCCGTGGGGCACCTCATCGGTCGCTGTCTGTTGTGGTTGCCAAGAGTGTGGAGCATAATATCAAACTCTAGGATGCTAAACCGTCGAGATGGGATCCAAGACCTTTCACATCGATTGCTTTGCAAGGCGCAATTCTGCGGCCCTCCCTACCCGTGGCCTCGTACACCCCCAAAACAATGCGTACCCAGCCCAGGGAGAAACCGGTGGAGCAGCCTCCCGTTCCCCAGACGCCAGTTGACGACCGCGCGCTGCGCTGTTTGGTttgcccaccccccccccccatatGCATGCCTGTCTCTGCCATGGGTGTTGTGTCGCTCCCAGCTTCGTCCTGATTACGAAGGCCCCCGACGGCATTTGAATCGGGTGTACCTACCGGGCTTGGCCCGCAGCCCAAGTGTACTTGTTTCTACGTCACTTTATCTCCCCCGTCCACCCCatgccctcccctcccagccccagcGCCGGCCACGATTTTGATACGTATTTATGTCCCAACcttccccccagcccccagcTTTAGGTCCATGTTCATGACAGGGTCAACACGCCACTTGAATAGACAGTCTTGGAACGCTAACTTCTTCAACGTTGGACTTTCTCACCGCTCGGCCGTTTCATCAGACTTGTTGCTTCCTATTTCGTTCTTCGTTCTTCTTCAAACGTCTTTACCAACGCACCGGTACACCAGCGCCacaccatggccgccttTGAGCGAGACGAGGCCAAATGTCTATACTATGCAGCATTTGCCTCGCACCTGCACCGGCAGGCCTTTGACTTTATCTACTGGTTTCTCTTCATCCTTGTTGTCTCCATGCTCTTTTTGTCGTCATGGAAATACAGCGGGTCAGTTCATGTCCTcattttttgggggggatgggaattGGATGGGCGCTGACTACTGTCTAGTGATATGGAAAAGGTCTCAGACCTGGAGCCGGGATGCCCAGAatacaagaagaagatgaaacGGTGCTTCTATGTCTGCGCGCTCTATTCCAGTATCTCGGTTGTTGCCGTTGTGATGGAGGTATATGCCCTGTTGGCCTTGCAATTTTGCGATGGAGAGGACCTCATGTCGCTATATTGGTCAACATGGACCATGTTGCAAGTTGGGTCACTGATTGCCATCTTTGGTATTCTCCTTGCGGTCTACAACAGCGTTCGCGCTAGGAAGAACCCGTGAGTCTATCGTCTCGTCCCCTCAAAATGAAGCCATCACTAACAACCAGACAGCCCTTGGGCGTTGGCATTGGGTACTCCTGTACTTGTCGTTGCCGGCATCGGTCACGCGCTTCACAGCTCGGTACGCAGGCGGGCTGAAAGGATGCGGTCTAGGAGCCGGAGCAGGGCTCGCCATCGTGCCGTGTCAAACTGCAGCTCCAGTCGCATGGAACTGAATGGTGTGCCAATCAGCAGAGAGTATGTCACCCATATGCACCTCCCCGGGAGGAGACAAAAGAGACAGAAGAGACTATCCATTTTGCTAACCAATGATGTTTTCAGACAAACACTCTTTGGCGAGGAGAGCGAGAAGGAAGACGGCGAAATCCCAGGAAAGCTCGTCGGATACACCCCGGACGGATCCCCGATTATCAGATTCACGGAAGACCCGGGGAGGATCGGGGCAGATCGGGGCGAGGTCATCTGCAGAGGCGAGGGCGGCCACGTCATTGTCGCTTTCCGGAAGGGGATGACGACGATCATCAACGGCGCAATCTCGAGCCCGCCGCCGGCTGCCCTGCTACCCGTACCCATGACCAGTCCCGGGCCGAGTTATTCTTCTGCCGGTCTTACAGTACCGCCCCGATCGCCGGTCGTCAAGATAGAATTGCCAACCACTGGGAGGACGACGCCGACGCCAGAGCCTCGTGCGACACCACCGACGTTGCTGCCGAGGGATTCCCCTGTATGACATTGCATAAGTTTTACTTTATTGGCTTGGGATCACAGGGAAAAGTGATTGgatttttctttcttttggaCAATGCGCCGGTCCGCTGGTTAGGGGATAAAATTGCAAACGGATTGGGCTTGGAAATTTTTTTAGCgttgtggttgggtttgCGGGAGTTCGAGAGAGTcagttttttctttccttcttggATGGCCTAGGAAATAAATGGGAATCGGCTACCGGGTACACAAGCGCGCGGAACATTGCATCTTTTTGGTTATCATCTTTTTGGAAAGAGCGAGTTTGGTTGTATGTGCGTTTTACATTTCATCATCTGGGAGATTTGGAAATTCCTCGCATAGTTTTTTGTCTCTGTTACATGTGTCTTTTTATCTCTGTCTCTCATTTTGGATTGGGAAGGTGAAACTGGTAGGGTATCCGGTTGGGAGTTGAAAGTTTGAGTCACACATGACTGCGTTATCTACATTTTGTCTTACTACTGTGGTCTGTGTCTTTTTTGCCATGCTTTTTCAAAGGCACACAGCCACGCTTGTAATCAAAgatacctttttttttttcttcctcgtcattTCTTTTGGCTCGACTGCAATAGCCCGGAGTGGCCGTGAGATATGAACATGGGCGGAAATCTTTACTTCACCGCCCACCAGATCCAGCTGTCCGTCCCCCCTTGTTTAGTGTTTACGCCCCCTTTTTAGCTCCTCGTCACCCTTGTCCCGCTCCGCGGTAGGCGGGAATGCAAACACAGGTCAGCCAAGACGACAGCCAAGGATAACGGGCTGTTATTATCATTAATAAtaatacacacacacacacacacacacacaagggaaagagagaagaagagacgaATCGGGTATCTGGATTACAATTGCTTCCTGCGGTGATACGTTGTATTTGAGTTTTCTATTTCCATAAAACTATTCTAGTTTGTTTGCGAGGAGTGTGTACCCCCCCACTTTCCCAAATAGGCAGTTTCCCAGCATCTGAATGAGATGCCGCTCGGTTCACGCACGGTAGATCTACCATACTTCCCGGCAGGGGGGTGAGTAAGATTTGACGGGTGGATTTCGTGGCTTAAGGGAAAGGGGATACGACCTCAAAGACGACATCCCGTCCAGAATTAAAAGGTTTCTTTTTCACCATATATTGGGCATGAATTATCGAACATGGGAAAGAGAATTTTGCATGATACACTCCGTATCCGCTGATCGACACACGCCCAAGtaaggggaaaaaaaaaaaaaaaaaaactccgTGAATTGAAACGGTGAGTTTTTCCCACGTGGGAGATGTCATTCGTTCTTCTTTGACCAGCATCACGGGCACGGGACGGGTACAGTACGCTCGCACCCCCTCTCAGACGtcactaccaccaccatcagcccTCACCAAAATTCATATCCAATCTCACCAAACCTCACCAGCCAACAGCAACGTGCCCTAAACGAATGGCTCTTGACAAGAAACCCAAGAACACGGCAAAGGGTGATCAGCTGACACCCCTGCCCCATGTCAACCCTGCATCCAACCAAACCTGACCGCCGGGTTTACCAGGCAAAACCACCCGACTGGGAATTGTCACGATGATTCTTCCAAATCgggagaaaggaaaaaaaaattgtTTCGGATGATGAAACTACCGACTCTCTCTCGTACACCAAGTCATTTTAcattccaccccccaaaaaacaaTCCCAGAGATACGGACTGAAACATACACTCCTCCATCcaaccatctccctctcccaaaaaTGTGGCAGTGCTGTTGCTCTCTCACCTCAGAAACATCCTGACTGATcgtccccccccctccccctctcccaaaacACCCTGCAAGAGTCATCACTATCTCAcaccctccaaaaacccatATCATCGGGAAATGGCATTTCCATGATGCGCCTTGTGTAAGGCGGGATTTCGCACATCAGcatctcaacacccccccctccccatccaaccgTTTTCACGCCTTTAACCCCGTGTTCCCATCATTCCTTACAAGGTCTAATAAACCCCCCGGATCCGATCCTAATATCCGTAATTCCCTTCAACAGAAATAACAAAGTCTCCCGCGAAGTCTGGTCAAGCATTCTGGATACCCGGCAACCCATCACAACTTGGCAAACATTGTCTCTGAGCCGCTCCTTGGCAAATGTCACATTCGGTCTTGGTATTGTAGGAAAAGATACGAAAAAGTTTCACATGACTTTCGTCTCTATATCTTTTCCGCTTCTTTTGATTTCCATCACCATACCCCCCTCCTATGCCCTTCCGGCTCGTCCAACCTGAAGAATCTCACCCGTCAGCCGATCGTCGCTGCGAAGTACCGGCCAAGAGCTGCCGTCCGCCTTGACCAGTGTAACTTCAAGCTTGGTGCCCAAGATCTTAAAGGTCGACTTGGCAGCATCTATCGTCCCAAACAGCGGGACCTGCGCCTTGTATCGCTTCGGCACGGGCGCGTCTGTCGTCAGAAGGTCCAGGTCGATGGTCTTGTCCTGGAATTCCACCTTGGAAGCCTCCTTGTCGATCTTCTTGAGGAAGAACGAGGCAATCACCGATGTAGGGGTTTGGTAAAAGTCGGTTCTGtacaagaaaaaaaaaaaaaaaaaggcgaTAAGCATATGTTTTTTCGTCTAGACCAACCATCGGCGGTCAAGGGAGGTGGATCGATATGTTTCTGCTCGATAGGATACCCGCAGACACAGCCCAGTCTTGGCCGCGGCCTTGCTTGCGTCGCGCGTAGGAAAGCCTATGAAGCAGAAATCGCgatggggaagggagggggaaaacaAGGGAGTAGAGTAAACTCACCTGACCGTCTCCAGgacctcttcaccaccagccgACGACGTCTTGGCCTTGTCTTTTTCTCCGCTCCCGACGAACAGATGCCTGGCCTTTGTCTTACAACCCTCAATCTTCATGAACTGGTCAAACTCGAGGACGCGGCGCTTGCAACAGCTGTAACCTTTGCTGCCCTCGTGGAAGATGGGCGCTCCCGGGTGGTGCACGCAGCTCTCGCCTTCCCGGCTGGAGCCCTTC from Podospora pseudoanserina strain CBS 124.78 chromosome 1, whole genome shotgun sequence includes:
- a CDS encoding hypothetical protein (EggNog:ENOG503NZJR; antiSMASH:Cluster_4) produces the protein MLRRPYQAGLGLQVCQACELVSGRQSMRTAKRSFVTLHPSRRLANLSPPKPTWTIATRSFGTSQTCLKSKRQQTPQSTTQNPSPSPSTSAHASSPVGDQDVPDLEEIMAAVDRTTRKFTAHSGIPSEHMTLTALRACAQTDVRQAADTQTSHSAVAAAEDRPVSRLLGLEGDAAKAGQSSTSTTVSVLRPEDVVDKVSEAAYAIVAHPAVVITPQVLEEYVRLQARLGRPQTLPQVLGLYGSKPTPKEVSGSIRYTDSNPGRASKAVDPAVAEAALNAAIEADNLEAAIGVVEATYSSKSYLRAKVIRKGLLPAGLAGAVPLALYLLASEFAQFQSAWDHASATKIAFAGALCYVGFTGTIGMVAAFTANDQMKRVTWAIGTPLGHRWLYEDERAALDKIACAFGFSEEHRYGEEEGEEYLWLREYLLSRSMILDAVDLMEGMN
- a CDS encoding hypothetical protein (antiSMASH:Cluster_4; EggNog:ENOG503P698), whose protein sequence is MAAFERDEAKCLYYAAFASHLHRQAFDFIYWFLFILVVSMLFLSSWKYSGDMEKVSDLEPGCPEYKKKMKRCFYVCALYSSISVVAVVMEVYALLALQFCDGEDLMSLYWSTWTMLQVGSLIAIFGILLAVYNSVRARKNPPWALALGTPVLVVAGIGHALHSSVRRRAERMRSRSRSRARHRAVSNCSSSRMELNGVPISREQTLFGEESEKEDGEIPGKLVGYTPDGSPIIRFTEDPGRIGADRGEVICRGEGGHVIVAFRKGMTTIINGAISSPPPAALLPVPMTSPGPSYSSAGLTVPPRSPVVKIELPTTGRTTPTPEPRATPPTLLPRDSPV
- a CDS encoding hypothetical protein (antiSMASH:Cluster_4; COG:S; EggNog:ENOG503NVNP) yields the protein MAQKCVHQGCGKEYTDPEEVCRYHPGPPVFHEGQKGWKCCKPRVLTFEEFMAIEPCTEGKHSTTDIPPKIEKREAAPEGLVETTNLPAPPPRAPVAAPQHIPTPPPPVAESEDDDATIEIPDGRVCRRKGCGVAYKKGSSREGESCVHHPGAPIFHEGSKGYSCCKRRVLEFDQFMKIEGCKTKARHLFVGSGEKDKAKTSSAGGEEVLETVRTDFYQTPTSVIASFFLKKIDKEASKVEFQDKTIDLDLLTTDAPVPKRYKAQVPLFGTIDAAKSTFKILGTKLEVTLVKADGSSWPVLRSDDRLTGEILQVGRAGRA